A region of the Nicotiana tabacum cultivar K326 unplaced genomic scaffold, ASM71507v2 Un00002, whole genome shotgun sequence genome:
agctctatttcacattttaatctatttttcacataaaaacttttcgaaaaattgtacggactgtgcacgcaagtcgaggaatgataaatggtgttttttgaggtcttagaacacagaattacttattaaatttaaacatgatattttgggtcatcacattctccacctctaaaacaaacgctcgtcctccaacggagttagaaaaagtacctgagctggtgaataagtgtggatatttactccgcatgtccaacTCGGACTCCAAGTAGCCatctcaataggctgacctctccactgcactcgaacggaagggtaactctttgatctcaactggcgaacttgctgGGCTAAAactgccaccggctcctcctcgtaagtcaaatccttgtccaactgaacagagctgaaatctaacatatgggatggatcaccatgaaatttccgaagcatagacacatggaacaccggatgaaccgctgataaactaggtggtaatgcaagcttgtaggctatttcacccaccctttcaagaatttcaaagggtccgatatacctagggcttaacttgaccttctttccgaacctcattacacctttcataggtgaaactcggagcaatattctttctccaaccatgaatgcaatatcacgaacttttacggtcggcataaccctttttcctagactgagctgagcgaaatcgatcctgaataatcttgaccgtatccaaggcatcttgtaccaaatcggtacccaacaaccaagcctctcccggttcaaaccaaccaactggcgatcggcatcgccttccgtataatgcctcatatggagccatttgaatgctcgactggtagctattattatgaGCAAACTTCgaaagtggcaagaaatgatcccaagaacctccaaagtctataacacaagcgcgaagcatatcttccaatatctgaatagtgcgctctgactgtccatctatctgtggatgaaatgttgtactcaactccacccgcgtgcctaactcacattgtacagccctccagaaatgtgaggtaaactgcgtacctcgacctgcaataatagacacgggcacctcGTGAAGGCGggcaatctcacgaatataaattttagctaacctctctgaagaataggtaactgccactggaatgaaatgtgctgactttgtcaacctgtccacaatgacccaaactgcgtcaaattttctctgagtctataggagcccaacaacaaaatccatagtgatatgcttccacttccactcaggaatttctaacttctgaagcaaaccaccaggtctttgatgctcgtacttaacttgctgacaattcagataccgagctacatatgcaactatatcctttttcattctcctccaccaacaatgttgccgcaaatcttgatacattttggtggtacctggatgaatagaatacctggaactgtgtgcttcttcaagaattaattcacaaagcccatccacattaggcacacaaatataaccctgcattcgcagaaccccatcttcccccacaacaacatGTTTGGCATTACCGTACCGCacagtgtccttaaggacaagtaaatgagaatcatcatactacctctctctctgatgcgctcatataaagaagaccgagcgactgtgcaagctagaacccgactgggttctgaaacatgtaacctcacgaactgattagccaaagtctgaacatctgcagctaatggcctctcaccaaccggaatatacgcaagactgcccatactcacagcctttctactcaaagcatcgtccaccacattggcctttccagtgtgatacaaaatggtgatatcatagtctttcaataactccaaccatcttctctgcctcaaattaagatcattttgtttgaacagatactgaaggctacgatgatcagtaaatacatcacacgagacaccatagaggtaatgcctccaaatcttcagcgcatgaacaatggctgccaattctaagtcatgaacagaataattcttctcgtgaactttcaattaccacgacgcatatgcaattaccttgccatcttgcattaatactgcaccaaacCCAATGTGAgaggcgtcacaatataccgtatacgatcctgaacctgtgggtaataccaacactagcgttgtagtcaaagcggtcttgagcttctgaaagctcaactcacactcgtctgaccatctaaatggggcacccttctgggtcaatctggtcttaatagttgttcacaATCAATTatagaatcgtcaattaacttcatgttaacaaaaatctcgtttcaaaccttcacaatactaataatgAGATGccaggcatgaagacctcataattattcacccgaattaatgagtaacatttaacaccacctgggcgagcacctacctcgtaggttaaaactcaataattacaaacaCGAATTTTGGCAaatatgcacagagaatttcatacaagaattctcaaataagcctaacatacatgactccctattagtactatagtacaaatttaattttcacaagggagaatttaaacacaagaatttttatcacaaggatctcgtccttatataacttccaccgcagctcatagcccggtttaaacatatcaatttattttaaaatgcgAGGACTTcggcctcagttctgaatcacaagtaatatacacatcttgccaatcgaaactttccattttctccttttaaataatttcggttacacaaaatcacaacacataatgaaccccacaccggtagggcatataattcataatttgtaattaattatccgtaatttacatcaaaacttaccgaaatgagtaacagaaagccacatttagccttacagctcttattagtgaccaacatggattgataggcgtagttatctccatagaatctcccaacaggaataaacacataagtagattatagaattacgaagctttctcataagtggagcacaataggaggactcatcttgatactcagaaccgaatcaagttaaggaaattattcctttattttaaatcgaggtcgtacctataacgacaTCATTTGATGTAATGACCCccaccataccataaaacaaatataacaacgactgagtctccacctctagggcgtcttctacccgcatgtcctccacccttaactggtcgtgtgggtggtgtagtaactgcaatggggcacgtagcctgagtgctttgatgaaatatgcctctcccaagtttgggacaattttctcatgatgtgcctagtatcaccgcattcataacaacccatttgcAGGTTTGGCtactcatactgagtctgtgctaGATAACTgggataaccattgtaggaaactcatgtcagtggtgcattaaaagaacttactggagcacctcgattaatccgatgtgtgaactgggctggccgactatCCAAGCctccgccataatgatttatacttatagagtagaatccactgtatcccccagaacctcgagacgtcttggtcctCCTTAGTTTCCTTCCCGAACatgttctaatatcttggcaatttctaccactagtggaaatgaagtattagcctgtagctcccgagtcatacaaaattttacgatcataattgagtcctttaatgagtctgtggactcgctctctggctataggaagcaaagtaggaatatgacgggctaacttattgaaactgatggcatattatgacaacgtcatggtgacctgatgcaatcgttcaaaccctatgcaccatgcattacggagagtctaggaaacaaactctttcaaaagtatttctgagaaccgaaccaagtgggcggtgttgtattagctggtctgccctcttcataggcttgccacagatacctgtggagaattatctctcccaaggccaatttcttcttttgttatgctgactcaacactgttgagctgacccatttcttaacatactcttcgattttTTTCTTTGGGGTAAActttacccctatttatatacaatgatcacaaaagtagagctccatatagacaattcttagtccagaatctcgtcaaacactgtacttcctccgaagcaccccaaaatccgcaaccgtgacgtccacgctgagtagaccttctataaattcaatgttgtttctctaactccgttggtactgaagtataagattattacggaggcggacataccgcaagtcccaaccttattctCTATAagatctcaggccttaaacacatgtaaattttggaagaacctttcagtaccacatatatacatttcaggccaaaactaatataacacatgactcgcaatccattcattgatagtggaccCCCGCACTCGGcacgaagtcatagttcaccatgtccgatggtccacaatattaaccttcacaactcgtataaatcaaccagatgccaaggtacgtTGCACCCCCTACATTATTCACTGGGCAATCTCTTtatacgtccgcatcttcagtcggaatcacacgttgaggcaatgtttgagcatctctggctccctcgtagttcatCTGTAGCATCACGAActgtcgacgcacaactgatatagagtgcgcaatgtcatacacgagtagatACAAAGGAATACGAGATATAGGTTTCAAGAAAAATCAATGTTgaacgataaggaatgaaagaagtgatattgttcctaaacttcatagcctctgagagataagtacagacatctccgtaccgatccttcagactctactaagcttgctcgtgactcatgagacctatgtaacctagtgctctgataccaactgtcacgacccgaaattcccaccttcggaccgtgatggcgcctgacatttcactttctaggcaagccaacattagaataatattaaccaatttttaaacaatttttaaattattaataatccaagaaacaaatgcggaagcaaagtttaaaatatagtgaataatccctAAAAAAAATAACactgtctaaataccatcccagaattggtgtcacgggtgcacgagcttctagaataatacaaataaaggtctgaataaaatgaagttgtctggaaataaacacacagctaaagtaaaatagacggggacttcagaactgtggacgccatgcagttatatctcaagtctcctccgagtagctgaaatccgagcaagtttaTGGCActccgctgggaccaactctgatatatgcacaagaagtatagagtatagtatcagtacaaccgaccccatgtactggtaagtgctgagcctaacctcgatgaagtagtgacgaggctaaggcggttcacttacattaacctgcacgcaatattagtaacaacaacaataatagaaataaatcaggtaactcatttataatgattgaagccaactcagcagtcataaccaattatcatttccatcaattttgttgcagcgtgcaaccagctctcacaatatattcacattcaattatattgcagcgtgcaacccgctcttacaatatattcacattcagttgcagcgtgcaacccgctctcacaatatattcattttaatcaagtctgttgcggcgtgcaacccgatcctccaatatggacttttaattagtctgttgcggcgtgcaacccgatcctccaatatggacttttaataagtctgttgcggcgtgtaactcgatcctccaatatgtacttttaataagtctgttgcggcgtgcaacccgatcctccaatatggacttttaataaatctgttgcagtgtgcaacccgatcctccaatatattcattataatcaatcctgttgcggcgtgcaacccgctcctccaacatattcttTTACTAAATCTCATAGaagaatttccccaataaatacaattattaatataaaattataagacaacaagcatacactaattatgatttatttacgAACAACCAAAGGcaaataacaaattattatagaaatcagagagaaaatatgcagtttaatatttaatatgctaaatgtcaaataacaattaaggcacataattcaaatagcatgtaacaattaatgcagcaATTccagaattaatatttgacaaagaataggagagaaataattattataataattaattcataatttaaaataatttataatttttcaagtaaatacacaaacaattaatttgacaacgtatagacactcgtcacctcgcctatacgtcgttcacatgcatttcacataacaaataatttaagggttctattccctcaagtcaaggttaaccacgacacttacctcgcgttgcaaattccaatcaattactcaaccacagcttttccttttaaatttacctccgaaagcttcaaatctattcacaaacaattcgatatattcaatactaatcatagaaattaattccatatgaatttacaaattttccggataaaaatccgaaattcatttaaatattcgacagtgggacccacgtctcaaatctcaaaaaaaacttacgaaacccgaatacccattctgagacgagtccaaccatataaaaattatccaattccgatgtcaaatggaccttcaaatctaaattttttgtttttggaaagttttacgaaaattccaatttcttccgtctaaatccgaaataaacaatgaatatagacttagatttatgaaatacaatcactatatgataaagaacacttacccaatttaaaatcgtgaaaaactcctttgatatcgcccctaaaccgagttctaattgagggcttgtgaaaaatgggaaaaatcccaTTCTGGTTCTATTTTAAGTCAtaggcgtcaggccttcttcgcgttcgcgaagggcctgtcgcgttcgcgatgaataacagcccgtggctttcgcgttcgcgagtcctccttcgcgttcgcgaaggctttttcaccccggccttcgcgttcgcgtgccaatgctcgcgttcgcgtagaaggacaactgacccctcccccaggccTCTAAAGCTCCGCGTTCTCgttgagctggtcgcgttcgcgaagggtaaagcgcccatagcttcgcgttcgcgaagaaggaaaattcagtcagcccagtttgctcttcgcgttcgcgagagtacattCGCGAACACGATAAaagaaataccagaagcctgaagttgcagaaaaaccagattttctaagttcaaaatcatcgcGTAGCCTacctgaaacttacccgagccctcggggctccaaaccaaatatgcacacaagtccaaaaatctcatacgaacttgctcgcgcgatcaaatcgccaaaataacacctagaactacgaatcggacaccaaatcaaaggaagttttcaagaaaactttaaaacttatatttttacaaccggacgtccgaatcacatcaaatcaactccggttctcaccaaattcggcagacaagtcataaatattatagtggacctacaccgggcttcgaaaccaaaatacggacccgagatcaataaatccaatatcagtaatttcttaaaaatcattaagctttcaagcttttaattttttatcaaaattccatatctcgagctagggacctcgaaattcgattccgggcatacgtccaagtcccaaatcacgatacggacctatcggaattgtcaaaatactgatccgggtccgtttgctcaaaatattgactaaagtcaactcaattgagtttttaaagctctattttatattttaatccatttttcacataaagacttttcgaaaaattgtgcggactgcgcacgcaagtcgagaaataataaatggtgctttttaaggtcttagaatacagaattacttattaaatttaaagatgacattttgggtcatcacaataatcCACCTTACTTTACTCCTTTGAAAGAAAATTATCTTGCACTACAACATTTTAGCCTTAGCCACCCATGAAAAGTGTGGTCTAAACTAGCAAAAAGTATGTCTTTTGATCAAAAGTCACAGTTTTCAACTTTAGGCAACACTTTTTAGGGATGACTTAAATTGGCGTTACCTTTGCCCTAATTACTGCAATATCATTTGCAAAACCTCGGAAATTTGGGGGAGAGAAGAAAAGTAAGAAAATCGGCATTAATTACTTTTTAAATTTCTTCCTTTGGAATAAATTGCAGTTGGAGCATTAATATATTTGAAAATAACACCTAATCCCACTAAACTTAAAAATGGTTGTGACATGTGACTTACATTAATACATTAAATTCAggaagaaaattttgaaaattcagTTAGAATAAATAAGATAAGAGCTCAAATAAAGATGAAGCTGGAGTAAGACACAAAGAAATAAAGGAGAGATTCAAGAGGAGAAAAAAGGAATATCTCAATCCCATTTGATAGTGATTATAAGCATGTATTTATAACACCTTTTCATGTAAATGATCAGTTGCGATTACTGATCTATTGTAATTAAGCTACTAATATACTATTTAGTTTATATTGTTAGCTCACCATTTACGTTACTTCTTCACAAATTTCGAAGCACCCAAAATATTGTATCCTAGATACGAGTCATTTGAATTTTATATAGagaggaaaaacattttccttcatttgaCGTTTAACTTAAGCAAATTCTCCATCCACCTATTTTGACATCAAACTAATTATAGCCTGTTTGGTAAACTTCtaaaattaacttattttgaacaatattttttttttaaaaagtacttttggtaaaaatattgctaattaatttgaaaagcacttttaagtagcaattagtgtttgatcaATCTTTTAAAACGtgttctaagtgtatttttctcaaaaaatataattcaaaaagTGTTTTTGGGGAGAAACTATTTTTCTGCTTCTACTCGAAACTTCGTTTTGATATAGAGCTAAAACGAATTACTCCATTACATTTTTGCACCAAACTCTATCTATACTAAtatgaaaaacaagaaaatatgtCAATATAAAGAAGACGCCGAAAAAGGAAGAAGACATGCACGTTACGACTATTTATATAGAGAAATGTACTTTAAATGAAAACTACGGCATGCGGAGAACTATGAAAATGGAGTAATATTAAGTAAAAGCCAAAAAAAATTAGGTCATCCCAAAACAAGagcaaaaaattataaaattactaGTCGTGTTTAAGCCATAGTTCAAGGTCATTATCGGTAATCAAAATTTCCAATCCATCTTATAAGCCATGACAGTgatgtgaaattgttttcttatGGATGATTgtcagaaaatattttcttaagaAAAACATTTTTCAAGAAGAATATTTCCGTCAAAAGGTGAAATTTaaccttttttttacttttgggtGAAAGTTATTTTCGTTCCCAAATATTACAATTCGTATAACTTCATATCATTGGTCCACCTAATTATACTTAGacatattattaaattttaatactcaaaaaattaaataaaatactgCTCAATTGCTAATATGAATATCAATctctattaaaaaaaattcttaaccaaaaaccaaaaaatatatttatttagaaAATAAGTCATTTTCTAGACACATTATACAGAAAATGTTTTCTGTCGTACCAAGAAGCTGCCCTCATTTTCTTGGATCACTAGGACAGTTATCCCTAGTTGTTAAAAGCATACCACTATTCTTTTTATAGGGCAAATCAGTCATCATATTTATGTGGTCTTGGATCAGGAAAACACATCAACTTGTCACAACTATACATGTAGTATGTCCAAATTTATCTAAGTTCTTTTTGTATGAGACAATCTTCCTGACTTGACCCTTCCATATAGAGTAACAGAACTTAGTATAGTATATGTAATTTCACATTTAAGTCTTTTCCCATATTATTTCCTGTTTCAGTAACAGTAAAGGTACCTATGGTTGATCCAATGCAAATGCACTATTACACATTGTATTTCTATTTTCTATTGTTGTGAGGGAGAGGGGGTGGGAGAAATAAAATTAGTTAAGAGGAATTGCAAGCTCACTAATCACTGCTACAGATGGTAAATAATCAAATTTCTCCTCAGGAAGAGGAGTgctgtattatttttgtagatcAGGTAAGCTTATGGTACATGGCAGTTATTACAGAGATCAGTTGCACAAACAACTTTTATTAGCCTGCTACCTTTTGCTCTAGTTTATCAGAAAATAGTACAACTTCTTTTATAATCAATTGAAACATGCTGTAAACTGAAATGAGCCCCTAAACTTCTCTACCCCGAGAGTCGAGACCTTAACTGCATATTAGAACAATGAAAAGGCCACTCACAAGTTCCTCTGAATGAATTCCAAAATTCTCTCCTCCATGTATATACGATCTCTCATTCTCCGAGGCATGTGACGTTCATCTGGGAATATTAACAACTCATAAGTCTTTCCGGCTGCCACGAGTGCATTAATAAGCCTAGCCGTGTGCCTAAAATGCACATTTTCATCAATCATGCCATGCACAAGTAACAGCTTCCCTTTGATCTTGTCTACATGGTGCATTACAGAGCTCTCTCGATAGCCTGATGGATTTTCGGATGGCAGGCCCATATACTTTTCTGTGTAAAATGTATCATATCCATCCCATGATGTTACAGGGGCACCAGACACAGCACATTTAAATACCTCAGGAAACCTTGCCAATGTCATAGCTGAGAGATACCCACCATAGCTCCATCCATATAATCCGATGTGGCCTTGTTTTGCGAGCCCTTGTTTCAGAAGCCACTCAGCTCCTGTCAGTTGATCCTCAGCGTCAACGAGGCCACAGTTATGTTTGAGTGCACCCTCGAACACAAGTCCTCGCCGAGCAGTGCCTCTATTATCCATCTGTAAAAAGCTGAGCAGCTAGGTTCAGAATTACTTTGCTTTTATCGGGTTTATTCTCTGTGTTTTCTATGTTAGCCCGAAATGAATtcttaagaaaaactaaaaggcAGTGTCATCTGCATAGATAAAAAGCACAAAAAACTCAATTTAGGTAATCCAGAGAAGAGAAGGACAATGATTTCCATAAAAAGACAGTCATGTACAAAAAAGGGCAGCCCCGTGCACGAAGCATCCCGCGTTCATGCAGGATCCGAGGAAGGGCAGCACCCCAAGGGGGTGTGTTGTAGGCCAGTggctgattccacggctcgaacatataggtcacacggagacaactttaccgttgctccaaggctcctcTTCGATATTGCCAAGTACAACTGAATGAatttagatttttttaaaaaggcATATGGATAGAACAGAAAGAGGAGCAGACCTTCCAAACTAAGATGCCTTTGCTTCTTAGATACTGAGCTCTCATATCGACTGTGTTTGTCCACGAATCACACACAAGCTGTACACTGGGACCACCATAGACTTCAATCATAGTTCTGTATGGAGGAGGTCCAAATTTCATTGGATCCGGCTTGTATAATTGCCCATATAAAGCAGTTCCATCCTGGGCCTGTATCTGAATTATTTCTGGAGATTCAAGATGGAGTTTTCTGAACCGTGGAACACTGACTGGTTGATCAAATAGATGCATAATTAAGCTTCCGTCATGCAAGGAGCAGAGTGAAATTCTGGGTGGTGAGACCAAGGAATCATGGATATCTATGAATCTTTGCATTTGGTGATCAAGCACAACAGCATGCTTGCCACGTCCATTAGTCAATCTCAAAGGGGACTGCAATGGACTGTTAGCATCTGGGAACAATTTAGCACAGTAAAGGTGAGATTCCAAAGGCCCATCTAATGTTCCTGTAAAATATACAAGGCCAGTAACTTCATTTACACCAGCAACTTGTTCAACCAGCCAATCACCATGTGTTATAGGTCCCAAACACACTCCATTTGTGTCATGGAGATACAAATGTCTGAATCCTGTTTTCTCACTTGCCCAAATAAATGCACCATTAGTTCTGTTGAGTCCTTTGTCCAAAGGTACAAAACAATCGTGAAGATTTATCCATGTATCATGTTCTTCAACCAATAATACATTCCTTTGCCCTGTCTTGAtatcaaacttaagaattttcagtTTGGAATGTGATCGATTCAAGACCTGTGCAGTCAGAATATTTCCATGCATCCAATTCACTCTGCTCAAAtattcatcttcattttctttgtccTTTTCACCACACAGAAGATCCATCCAAGTTATTTGACCTCCATTAGTTGGAACCACTCCCAGGCGAACTTTAACATTTGACCCTCCGGCAAAAGGATAAGCATGGTCTTCCTGTGCCTCGGGACCAATGGAACTTTTACCTTGGTGCATAATTCTGAATAGAGGTATACCAGATGAATCAATCTGTGTGAATGCAATATATTTGCTGTCCAATGACCACCAGTACCCATTTTTCCGTTCCATCTCCTCCTACAATCAGCAGAAATGAAATTTTTTAGATGATTCTGTAATACCAAGAAATGACAATTGAAGCATCTAAGCAATCCACTCTGATCCCTATTACTAGAGTCCTAAAAGATCCATTTCCTATTTGCTGGCAGAAGGTCATAACAGATGCTGAAAGTGCTGGAGAAGTAAATAAGtcagaaatttttttaaaaaaaggtcaAAAGTAGTATTTATTTTTAACTTACCCTCCTCCCACCCTATACCCAATAAAAATTATATACAAGAAATATAAATTAAGACAAAAGGTCAAACTTCTATGTCAACCCTACCCTAACTTGAA
Encoded here:
- the LOC107761261 gene encoding uncharacterized protein LOC107761261 isoform X1 codes for the protein MPATDTNVAKPLEDCILFPVEEIVQYPLPGYGSPTCISFSPDDSLVTYLHSPNQTLYRKVFVLDLKSGRQDLFFSPPDGGLDENNLSAEEKLRRERSRERGLGVTRYEWVKASAKRKVIMVPLPAGLYLKDQNAEPELELASTSSSPVLDPHISPDGTRLAYVRDNELHVLNLLYHESKQLTTGADGNVITHGLAEYIAQEEMERKNGYWWSLDSKYIAFTQIDSSGIPLFRIMHQGKSSIGPEAQEDHAYPFAGGSNVKVRLGVVPTNGGQITWMDLLCGEKDKENEDEYLSRVNWMHGNILTAQVLNRSHSKLKILKFDIKTGQRNVLLVEEHDTWINLHDCFVPLDKGLNRTNGAFIWASEKTGFRHLYLHDTNGVCLGPITHGDWLVEQVAGVNEVTGLVYFTGTLDGPLESHLYCAKLFPDANSPLQSPLRLTNGRGKHAVVLDHQMQRFIDIHDSLVSPPRISLCSLHDGSLIMHLFDQPVSVPRFRKLHLESPEIIQIQAQDGTALYGQLYKPDPMKFGPPPYRTMIEVYGGPSVQLVCDSWTNTVDMRAQYLRSKGILVWKMDNRGTARRGLVFEGALKHNCGLVDAEDQLTGAEWLLKQGLAKQGHIGLYGWSYGGYLSAMTLARFPEVFKCAVSGAPVTSWDGYDTFYTEKYMGLPSENPSGYRESSVMHHVDKIKGKLLLVHGMIDENVHFRHTARLINALVAAGKTYELLIFPDERHMPRRMRDRIYMEERILEFIQRNL
- the LOC107761261 gene encoding uncharacterized protein LOC107761261 isoform X2 codes for the protein MPATDTNVAKPLEDCILFPVEEIVQYPLPGYGSPTCISFSPDDSLVTYLHSPNQTLYRKVFVLDLKSGRQDLFFSPPDGGLDENNLSAEEKLRRERSRERGLGVTRYEWVKASAKRKVIMVPLPAGLYLKDQNAEPELELASTSSSPVLDPHISPDGTRLAYVRDNELHVLNLLYHESKQLTTGADGNVITHGLAEYIAQEEMERKNGYWWSLDSKYIAFTQIDSSGIPLFRIMHQGKSSIGPEAQEDHAYPFAGGSNVKVRLGVVPTNGGQITWMDLLCGEKDKENEDEYLSRVNWMHGNILTAQVLNRSHSKLKILKFDIKTGQRNVLLVEEHDTWINLHDCFVPLDKGLNRTNGAFIWASEKTGFRHLYLHDTNGVCLGPITHGDWLVEQVAGVNEVTGLVYFTGTLDGPLESHLYCAKLFPDANSPLQSPLRLTNGRGKHAVVLDHQMQRFIDIHDSLVSPPRISLCSLHDGSLIMHLFDQPVSVPRFRKLHLESPEIIQIQAQDGTALYGQLYKPDPMKFGPPPYRTMIEVYGGPSVQLVCDSWTNTVDMRAQYLRSKGILVWKMTLPFSFS